Below is a genomic region from Helianthus annuus cultivar XRQ/B chromosome 2, HanXRQr2.0-SUNRISE, whole genome shotgun sequence.
acttaattcattatcttccaataatccaaccctttaggattgtatccttgctgactcaaactactgggttgagggtaacgtcgccttcaaaagaggggcctactacaataactaagataatctcttaaacaagtgcaaaagtgcgaaaataatcaaaggttatactaatacacgagtcggaaccaagtgattcatcttgtctatctgtttttgttttatttttatttttcagcatttagttagtttttacattcttagtttaaaaacatttttctaactttttgatttgattagacgttgaggataaaccggtattaaaagctcttgtgtccttggacgaccttggtatcttaccaacactatactacgtccacgatgggtgcacttgcccatatgtgtgtttagtgttagtaaatatcgtgttttaaaaatttaaaacttggctaaaggtgtaaaaagggcttaattatatatctaaattatattacactacacacgcatcactgCTCAACATATCATGAAAACTCGCCATATTGTACCATGACGTCTGTGTCTTTGCTCAACAAGTTAGTTGTCAACAAACATTGTAAGGCTCTACAACTCCAATTGACACCTTTTCAGGATAGAAAGAGTGCGACAATCTTTCATGCTCAATGGACGAGTGTTTTAAAATCAATAGACATTAAACCCCAGCCTGTGCCCCCATCACAGAGTGAAAATTAAATAAAACGCTTGCAAATAATTACATTTACATGTGTTGGTTATTGTTTCTACACGACCACAATGATCGTGGCATCAATTAATGATTGACGCTAAAGCAAAGTCAAAATGCTAGAAATGAATTGGTTGTGATTTAAGTGTTTACTTTCAAGTTTTAACTCTCTATTTTAACTTCATCCATGATTGTTTGAAATCAATTTATACTCCCCTCTGGATAGAGATGCGCTGATCGTATTGAGCCGTCAAGTTGAACTGAACCAGTTTTGGATTTGACCAGTTTGTGATGAAGCCGGTTCGATGGAGGAACCGGGTTGGTTTTGAACTGGTTTTGGGGTGTTTGAAACACAAACCTATGGGACTGGTTTGGTTCAGTTCCGTTTCAGTTTGGTTAGGTTTCGGTTTGAAAATCAGTTTGCGTATATAGATATTTTAAAATGTAGGTATGTATTTATACAAATCGGATTGGGCCACTGAGTAGAGGCGAACCGGTTTGGGCCTTGACTGTTTTGTGATGCAGTCGGTTTAGTGAACAATAGGGCTGCGCTCAGTAGATAGTGATAACTATGATAAAAGGTcaagtttcattaaaaaattGTTGTGCTGTTTCTACAATTATTGTTTTAGGGTTTCATGATTTTGCTGAATGGCCGCTATGAAAGTTGGTAGTAACACATTGGTTAACCTGTAGAATTTCTATGAATGGAGTATCTTTACTCTTAACGGGTCAATGGGTAAAATAAAAGAAGTTAATAAAACTGGAAATGTTGTAATTTATGCTTTTATCATGTTCTTATTCtttcttttatattttatatCTATTCTTTTATTAAATTAAAGCCACAATCAAAGAATAAAAGTATCATAAGAATAACAATGAACACACAAATGCCATGTATTTTTTCATTGCACACACAAAAGATATACAAGAAAAAGTATCGACAATACTTATTATACAAGATATTATTAACTTTGATTTTGATAGTGGGAATTAAGTAGATAGGTTGTCTGTCTGCCTTCAAAGCACATGGAAGATGAAACATACACACACACCTTCATGAGTTGTTCAAGTTTCCCAAACAATCGTGATGAACTGCAAACTCACACTCGGAACACCTAAGTATCATCTCGAACCGCAATCTCCCAGCACACACGCTACATCCACCATCACTCTCAATCCCTTGGGCAAATGTTAGAGGATGTGGGTGACCATCAGTCTTCTTATGAATGCTCCCGAACTTCATATTTAAAAACAAACAGACACCTCTTCCTCCATCTTCGGAATAGGTTTCTGTTTCACACTGAAGTATTAAAGGAGCACAGTCAGAATGCACTGATTGGCTACACACATCACAATGATAGAAACATTTATGAGGATTCAATTCTTCCTCACAAATTTCACAAAAGTATTCACCCTTGTGGTTTTCAATTGGGAGGTAACTGATGTGCATTGGATGTTTGTCATTAGGGTGCCTAATTGTCTTTGGCAAGAACAAAGCACACCGCAGATGAATATACACATCACAATAGCTGCAACTGAAACTGAAGCTCTGATTGGAAAAGCTGCAACACATAAGACAATATCCACTGGGCTGATCCTCAACTATTGAAAGAAGATGATTTGGGTGAGATTCATGTGTAATTCTTTCCGGCATAAACCCACAGGTAACATCAACGTAAAATCGACATTCGACACAACCATAAGCAAAGCCATTGCAATCTAAGAGGCAAACTCCACAATGAAATATGTTAAACATATTGGGGATGTTTGGCATTAGAAGGAGGGGATGTTGTGGGTGACCTGGGTGGTTGTCTACTTTTGTTGGCAGCCGAGTACACCATTCATGAAGAGCAAAGTTGCAGTTCTCATCTTCTTTGGCCCGACACTTGTAGAACGGCATCTCCATGATTGGTCTCACACATCCGCTGCATAATAATTCTATCTTTTTCATTGGGTTGTGACACATGATCATATCATTGATCTTTGAGGAGGTTGACCCAATGCTTCCTGCGTCAACTAAAATTAACTCATGTTGATGATTCGTATGTCGTAGGCTTACCTCATGATTACCATAATCGGCAAGTCCAAGTTCTTTTGAAAATAAATGTTTGGGTATGCTGTAACTTTGATCAGGAAATGGTAAATGGAGAAGATTAGGATAGTCAGCATCTTTATAGTTTTTAATGGTTTGACCTCCATCTGAAAGAttggaaataaatataattaACCTGGTTATTATTTATCAAATAGATAGATAATAACAGAGGCATAAATAAGAATAAGAAGTTAGTAACTAATCAAATGGAATGTGTCTTAACTAAAAAGAAATAGTAGTAATTACCGATAGACAAGATGGACATGAATGCCTCTCTTCTTGATGTTGCACAATCTAGATGGACATAGTATATACATTTCTCACATTTGTATATCCAAAGATCCCCATCGTAGTCAAAATCACCTTCACATACTCTGCAACGAGGAAAATATTTAGCTGCTTGCTCTTCTATTGGGAAAGAATAAGAAAGGGTGAGTGGATGGGTGTGGCTGAAAACGGCATTTGTAGTATGTTGGATTAACAAACATTTTGGCAGGAAAGCACAATCGATGTGTATGGTGAAGTTAGGACATGTGGTACAGTGAAAGAAGACCCCTCTATGTTCCTTCCCACAAGCGTGACACTGACATAAAATGCGTTTGTAGCAGAGAGACACTAGTGGGTGTGGATGGCTAGGGTGGTAGATCCTCCTTTTATCTACTTCCACAACACAATTTACATCCTTCCTTAACCAATAACAAGATGTACACACATAGAATGCACCGGCCTCGTGATCACTTTTACAGCTATAGCATGTTCAATTGTAGCCAGCCTCACGGAGGATAAAAGGATGTGGGTGTGTTGCGTTTTTGAATGTTTTTGGGAGCTCTGCACAGAATTTATGAAGAGAGAAATCACATGAATCATGTATACATTTATAGTAGTACCTGTAATACTCGTTGATATCTTCTTCACACCGCTTACAAGTACACGAAAACTCAACCTGTGGAACCAGATCCTCTTCCTtctcctcttcatcatcagatTCGTCGTCTACATCTTCAACTTTCACCTGCAAGTCAATGAGCATCAGTGGATGCTCGTGCTCAATTACCTTcatcatagttttttttttattattattaatcttgTTAAGATTAAGATACAATGCTACACTCCTATGTCACTTATTTATAGCAAGGAAAAAGAAAAAGCACGTATATGATATTATTCTTGGAAATCCTCGAAATCGAGTGAATCTACTTTTGATATTTGTACATTTAAAATATTATAGTTAAATAGTAAGTGAGCAATCAAGCTTTAAGGTTCTTTAACTAAAGTTACTTGCAACTAGGGGAAAGAATATTGTTCTTTAACTAAAGCATAAATTACTCATACCTGGATGATACCATCCTTCTAATCTAATAGATCTAGTCGTAAAGTGAAACAGAATAATGTTTAGCCAAGTTTATTTTACGAAAAGATGGAAAAGAAAGAGATAAGAAAGAGATGAATCATGTTTAGCCAAGTTTAAATAGAACTCCCTCTTTGAGAAAAGATGTCATTTGCATTGGAAGATGGAAAAGAAAGAGATAGAATAATGTTTAGCCAAGTTTATTTTACGAATCAACTAGTGGAAATGCCTGTGCATTGTCGCGGGTATTTATGTTTTTTGGCGCACATTGCGTGGTGGGTTtgaccaattttttttaataccaATTTGCTAAAACAACGAATATATCAATTCACAAAGTGCATTTGAGTATAAAGCAAAGAATCGACATAAAAAACAACAATATAAGAGATGATAGACGACATTATTGATACATAAATCCTATAGTTATAAATTTGATAACAATTGTTCAGTCGGAGGCTTGTTTTATATTTTGTAATATGAAGTTTCTGATTAGTTTATAGCACTTTCTACCTTCGAAttccacccaaaaaaaaaaaatagcatTTTCACTAAAATAACCCATTTTGACACATTAGTCTTTCACACGTCTAACTACGTAATATGCTTTTTGATGTTTGTATAACTTTAGATCATGTAATTTTTTATCCATCAAATATTGATACTAAAAAATTCAGAATGACAAGGGAAAAGTATCACCTATACAGTTTAGTACTTAACATATAagtatttttatttataatttgtCATCACTTATATAATTACTTTTGTATTAACACTATACTTTGTGATTTATTTTATCagaaatataataataaaacagGATAAAAGAGAAAGACtggtatttttttttaacattgatCTAAAAGTCAAGAGAAAAAACAGAAAACTCGTGCATTAGCTAAACTGACATAAGGAACATAGTCATAGATAACAGGCAGCTCATTGCCCCAAGGAAAACGGACCAAATTCGGGTGGGTTAGctcagggccgtctccgaaaatcttTAGACACTGTGCGAACAGAAAATACGGAACCTTAAATACAAATttttaaaaagaatataaaaaaattaaatatataaaaataagtgAATGCCATTCGAATCAACAATAATTATTTAATGTAACTTGACAAAATTAGGCAATAATGTCACTTACATTTAATAAGTAGAtaagaaacaaaaagaaaaacaaaactaaGGACATCGGGATTAAAACCCGTGTCTTCTTATTTTTAAAGTGACTTTCAAACCACCAAATCAAGTACTTTAGAATGACATTTTTCCAATTCATTACGTATATATTCTAAGGGTGAAGGGGGCACCCCCCTAATGAGATGAGAGGAAACTTTTTTTAACCCAATCATACGTTGCGATGTCATTTCCCCTCTATAACTTCCCTCTTGTCTAAAAACGTACGGGGTGCACCCCTATGAGGTGAGGGAAAAccatttaaaaaagaaaaacatattattGGTTGAAAAGTTAGTGGGCCACCCTCTTCCTCTCTTCCCACAATCGGTGAACATCCACCGATTTTAATCCCCTTCATGCGGTGAAAAGAGATGGCGGCACCCTTCCCTCATGCGGCAAACACTCCCCGCATGCATTCACCGTGAACGCCCCGCTCACCCTAACTTTACAGTGTAAAACtaatacaaaaacaaaaaaaattgggccctCAATGGGTTTGGACCCTGAGCCGTCGCCCATCCCGCACACCCTTCGGGCCGGCCCTGGGTTAGCTTCACAATGACAGGACCTGATTCTCGAAATCCCTGAACCGCTCAGATGGCCAAAGTCATAATCAGGCTTCTGAcgacagtggcggatctagaattTTTTTTCTAATGGGTTCATTTTAATAGACTATTACTATTTTTTCTAAATCATACAAGGTTTTCATttattctcactattttttttccaaaatgattGGGTTCCTACGAACCCACAAAATGTGGCTAAGTTGGCCACTGTGTGACGACATCCAATCTTATTCTTTATTGGCTTTGTGGTCGTGCTTGAAATCTTAACTACTTGTTTAAAAAGTATTTACACTTATAAAAGATTGTGACATAGTTAGGCTAGTATCAAATAATTTTACCATGGTGAATGAATAACTTGTCAGTTTGGGGCTGAATTAGCCAACCAAATGTATTGTTTTTGATTGATTCATtaagactgcggggtatggggcGAGAGTTTGGGTGTGGGTAGGGAGAAAACGCTCacgccaccaccccgggtgggcatgggtttcggcgtggcccttggggcatgggtttcaagccggacgtggggcggtctggccaagctgacatggcgagctctaattggacaaaccaaagaagccgttgggctagccgttggccaacggctatctaaaaaaaaaaaaattcatttttccaCTATAAACCTCAcaatttcttccattttttttaccacattcatcttcaattctccatctacaaaacgaaaaaatgcaTCCTCATAACCGTTCTTTTGACCCGACCCACCCGTATGCACTCCAAGAAGCCCACCACCCATTCGTCCAATGCCTCGTCCATTTATGATAC
It encodes:
- the LOC110926574 gene encoding uncharacterized protein LOC110926574 isoform X3, which produces MEVKPLKTIKMLTILIFSIYHFLIKVTAYPNIYFQKNLDLPIMVIMSGCVRPIMEMPFYKCRAKEDENCNFALHEWCTRLPTKVDNHPGHPQHPLLLMPNIPNMFNIFHCGVCLLDCNGFAYGCVECRFYVDVTCGFMPERITHESHPNHLLSIVEDQPSGYCLMCCSFSNQSFSFSCSYCDVYIHLRCALFLPKTIRHPNDKHPMHISYLPIENHKGEYFCEICEEELNPHKCFYHCDVCSQSVHSDCAPLILQCETETYSEDGGRGVCLFLNMKFGSIHKKTDGHPHPLTFAQGIESDGGCSVCAGRLRFEMILRCSECEFAVHHDCLGNLNNS
- the LOC110926574 gene encoding uncharacterized protein LOC110926574 isoform X1, whose product is MMKVIEHEHPLMLIDLQVKVEDVDDESDDEEEKEEDLVPQVEFSCTCKRCEEDINEYYRVCEGDFDYDGDLWIYKCEKCIYYVHLDCATSRREAFMSILSIDGGQTIKNYKDADYPNLLHLPFPDQSYSIPKHLFSKELGLADYGNHEVSLRHTNHQHELILVDAGSIGSTSSKINDMIMCHNPMKKIELLCSGCVRPIMEMPFYKCRAKEDENCNFALHEWCTRLPTKVDNHPGHPQHPLLLMPNIPNMFNIFHCGVCLLDCNGFAYGCVECRFYVDVTCGFMPERITHESHPNHLLSIVEDQPSGYCLMCCSFSNQSFSFSCSYCDVYIHLRCALFLPKTIRHPNDKHPMHISYLPIENHKGEYFCEICEEELNPHKCFYHCDVCSQSVHSDCAPLILQCETETYSEDGGRGVCLFLNMKFGSIHKKTDGHPHPLTFAQGIESDGGCSVCAGRLRFEMILRCSECEFAVHHDCLGNLNNS
- the LOC110926574 gene encoding uncharacterized protein LOC110926574 isoform X2, whose protein sequence is MMKVIEHEHPLMLIDLQVKVEDVDDESDDEEEKEEDLVPQVEFSCTCKRCEEDINEYYRVCEGDFDYDGDLWIYKCEKCIYYVHLDCATSRREAFMSILSIDGGQTIKNYKDADYPNLLHLPFPDQSYSIPKHLFSKELGLADYGNHEVSLRHTNHQHELILVDAGSIGSTSSKINDMIMCHNPMKKIELLCSGCVRPIMEMPFYKCRAKEDENCNFALHEWCTRLPTKVDNHPGHPQHPLLLMPNIPNMFNIFHCGVCLLDCNGFAYGCVECRFYVDVTCGFMPERITHESHPNHLLSIVEDQPSGYCLMCCSFSNQSFSFSCSYCDVYIHLRCALFLPKTIRHPNDKHPMHISYLPIENHKV
- the LOC110926574 gene encoding uncharacterized protein LOC110926574 isoform X4, which encodes MMKVIEHEHPLMLIDLQVKVEDVDDESDDEEEKEEDLVPQVEFSCTCKRCEEDINEYYRVCEGDFDYDGDLWIYKCEKCIYYVHLDCATSRREAFMSILSIDGGQTIKNYKDADYPNLLHLPFPDQSYSIPKHLFSKELGLADYGNHERMCETNHGDAVLQVSGQRR